A genomic segment from Acuticoccus sediminis encodes:
- a CDS encoding ion transporter, which yields MRERLRAILSTRAWEGVITALIIANAITLGLETSTSVVDAVGPLLLAFDRLILAVFVVEITARLYVHRWRFFADAWSLFDFTVVAIALVPSSGPFQVLRALRILRVLRLISVVPSLRRVVTGLIAALPGMGSIVFLLGIVFYVGSVMATELFGDRFPDWFGSIGLSAYTLFQIMTLESWSMGIVRPVMEAAPYAWVFFVPFILLTSFVVLNLFIGVVVSAMQESVEESAADSRAEIVREGETVARSIKAMRKDIAELRALVERRL from the coding sequence ATGCGCGAGCGGCTCAGAGCCATTCTTTCCACCCGGGCGTGGGAGGGCGTCATCACCGCCCTCATCATCGCCAACGCCATCACCCTGGGGCTCGAGACGAGCACGTCCGTGGTCGACGCCGTCGGACCGCTGCTCCTCGCCTTCGACAGGCTGATCCTCGCCGTCTTCGTCGTCGAGATCACCGCGCGGCTCTACGTGCATCGCTGGCGCTTCTTCGCCGACGCCTGGAGCCTCTTCGACTTCACCGTCGTCGCGATCGCCCTCGTGCCGTCGTCCGGGCCGTTCCAGGTGCTGCGCGCGCTTCGCATCCTGCGTGTGCTGCGCCTCATCTCGGTGGTGCCGTCGCTGCGGCGCGTCGTCACCGGTCTCATCGCCGCGCTCCCGGGGATGGGCTCGATCGTCTTCCTTCTCGGCATCGTCTTCTACGTCGGCTCGGTGATGGCGACTGAGCTCTTCGGGGACCGCTTCCCGGACTGGTTCGGCTCCATCGGCCTCTCGGCCTACACGCTGTTCCAGATCATGACGCTGGAATCGTGGTCGATGGGGATCGTCCGGCCGGTGATGGAGGCGGCACCCTACGCCTGGGTCTTCTTCGTCCCCTTCATCCTGCTGACCTCCTTCGTGGTGCTGAACCTCTTCATCGGCGTCGTGGTCTCGGCGATGCAGGAGTCGGTGGAGGAGAGCGCGGCCGACAGCCGGGCCGAGATCGTCAGGGAGGGCGAGACGGTGGCGCGGTCGATCAAGGCGATGCGCAAGGACATCGCCGAGCTGCGTGCGCTGGTGGAAAGGCGCCTCTGA
- a CDS encoding sulfotransferase family protein → MPGPTSFAVIVGAMKCGTTTLFNELAALPEVCGSVPKEPMYFSRPGWDDGLSRYQALWPDYDPAIHRLALEGSTEYAKYPDFPNVAERIAAFEAEHGLSFRFIYIVRDPIELIRSGLAHGQNAGWFDGDRERLFRHLVQVADFEQQTTFYRETFGPDRLHIMQLEALTADKTATLARLCAFLEIDPPSPFEIGGTASRLNSAEQRKADLDAAAGAEHLDRLRALKGIYGKVVPREMREQLRPTLQRMAGRVLRRPEPQWRISDAEQVALRNALAEPVAQFADRYHLDRSGWTPL, encoded by the coding sequence ATGCCCGGCCCCACATCCTTTGCCGTCATCGTCGGCGCCATGAAATGCGGCACCACCACGCTCTTCAACGAGCTGGCCGCCCTCCCCGAAGTCTGCGGCAGCGTCCCCAAGGAGCCGATGTACTTCTCCCGGCCCGGCTGGGACGACGGCCTGTCCCGCTACCAGGCCCTGTGGCCGGACTACGATCCGGCGATCCACCGCCTCGCCCTGGAGGGCTCGACCGAGTACGCCAAGTACCCCGACTTTCCGAACGTCGCGGAGCGCATCGCCGCGTTCGAGGCCGAGCACGGCCTGTCCTTCCGCTTCATCTACATCGTGCGCGACCCGATCGAGCTGATCCGGTCGGGCCTCGCCCACGGGCAGAATGCGGGCTGGTTCGACGGCGACCGCGAGCGGCTCTTCCGCCACCTCGTGCAGGTCGCCGACTTCGAGCAGCAGACCACCTTCTACCGCGAGACATTCGGGCCGGACCGGCTCCACATCATGCAGCTCGAGGCGCTGACCGCGGACAAGACCGCGACGCTTGCCCGGCTGTGCGCCTTCCTCGAGATCGATCCGCCGAGCCCGTTCGAGATCGGCGGGACCGCCTCGCGGCTCAACAGCGCGGAGCAGAGGAAGGCCGATCTCGACGCCGCCGCGGGCGCCGAGCACCTCGACCGGCTCAGGGCGCTGAAGGGGATCTACGGGAAGGTTGTCCCGCGCGAGATGCGCGAGCAGCTCCGCCCGACGCTCCAGCGGATGGCCGGACGCGTGCTGCGCCGCCCGGAGCCGCAGTGGCGCATCAGCGACGCGGAGCAGGTGGCGCTGCGCAACGCCCTCGCCGAACCGGTCGCCCAGTTCGCCGACCGCTACCACCTCGACCGCTCGGGCTGGACGCCGCTCTGA
- a CDS encoding family 16 glycosylhydrolase, protein MVLEAPPFDETFDSLDTDIWYVSSYTNADSYIDTSWSPNNAIIHDEGVLELLLEKESRGGKPYTGAEIQTYDFYGYGRYEVTMQASGEEGVNSSFFTYTGDHLGDDWNEIDIEIYGLDPTKLHVAYHNDGETFEQEIDLGFDASEGMHTYAFEWRPDSVSWYVDGELVLVEEATIAPVPDVEGRIMASIWTGWNSHLGEPTFETSTSAYYDEISFTPFTDIEQPPAPPLIGDFAVQLVNTDTDEIVAYLQDGMTIDRDLFGDANLTVNVIAYDRDLRTSMRTLGFDVTGALEKHKYEQYAPWALFGDPDRETLNGQQMPDGDYQMTLTAYSGWEGKGIVLEEQSFDFTIEPADGILPGEEEPEPDAGFSLLLYDSATREVKAILDDETIVDTAEIADDRSNILVQLDDPALAAATRSLVMTLDGPVSRSIIEGAAPYALFGDAGFTKLRGVTLPEGDYTLTVSAMSAKRGEGSVLAERTIDFSVGHDTSDNDGVTVFLVDAENDHFLTELSDGDVIDLSALPTTELSIVVAADDAATESVSMALSGALEFSRTESVEPYALFGDSNPDFRGQQFVPGDYGLEISTHSRDGGSGSTLASVDWDLAFV, encoded by the coding sequence ATGGTCCTCGAAGCGCCGCCGTTCGACGAAACGTTCGATTCGCTCGACACCGACATCTGGTACGTCTCGAGCTATACCAACGCCGACTCCTACATCGACACCTCGTGGTCGCCGAACAACGCGATCATCCATGACGAGGGGGTGCTCGAACTCCTCCTCGAAAAGGAGAGCCGCGGCGGCAAGCCGTACACCGGGGCGGAGATCCAGACCTACGACTTCTACGGCTACGGCCGCTACGAGGTCACGATGCAGGCCTCGGGGGAGGAGGGCGTCAACTCATCCTTCTTCACCTACACCGGCGATCATCTGGGCGACGACTGGAACGAGATCGACATCGAGATCTACGGCCTCGACCCGACGAAGCTGCACGTCGCCTACCATAACGACGGCGAGACGTTCGAGCAGGAGATCGACCTCGGCTTCGACGCGTCCGAGGGGATGCACACCTACGCGTTCGAATGGCGGCCGGACAGCGTGTCCTGGTACGTCGACGGCGAGCTGGTCCTCGTCGAGGAGGCGACCATCGCCCCTGTGCCGGACGTCGAGGGCCGCATCATGGCGAGCATCTGGACGGGCTGGAACTCCCACCTCGGCGAGCCGACCTTCGAGACCTCGACCAGCGCCTACTACGACGAGATCTCCTTTACGCCCTTCACCGACATCGAGCAGCCGCCCGCGCCGCCGCTGATCGGCGACTTCGCGGTCCAGCTCGTCAATACGGACACCGACGAGATCGTCGCCTACCTGCAGGACGGGATGACGATCGACCGCGACCTGTTCGGCGACGCCAACCTCACCGTCAACGTCATCGCCTACGACCGCGACCTGCGCACCAGCATGCGCACGCTCGGCTTCGACGTCACCGGCGCGCTGGAGAAGCACAAGTACGAGCAGTATGCGCCCTGGGCGCTGTTCGGCGATCCGGACCGCGAGACCCTCAACGGGCAGCAGATGCCGGACGGCGACTACCAGATGACGCTGACCGCCTACTCCGGCTGGGAGGGCAAGGGCATCGTCCTGGAGGAGCAGAGCTTCGACTTCACGATCGAGCCCGCGGACGGCATCCTGCCCGGCGAGGAGGAGCCGGAGCCGGACGCCGGCTTCTCGCTGCTCCTCTACGACAGCGCCACGCGGGAGGTGAAGGCGATCCTCGACGACGAGACCATCGTCGACACGGCCGAGATCGCCGACGACCGTTCCAACATCCTCGTCCAGCTCGACGATCCGGCGCTCGCCGCGGCCACCCGGTCGCTGGTGATGACGCTGGACGGCCCGGTCTCGCGCTCGATCATCGAGGGCGCGGCGCCGTACGCGCTCTTCGGCGACGCCGGATTCACAAAGCTGCGCGGCGTCACACTGCCCGAGGGCGACTATACGCTCACGGTGAGCGCGATGTCGGCCAAGCGCGGCGAGGGGAGCGTGCTGGCGGAGCGGACCATCGACTTCTCGGTCGGCCACGATACGTCCGACAACGACGGCGTCACGGTATTCCTCGTCGATGCCGAGAACGACCATTTCCTGACCGAGCTGTCGGACGGCGATGTGATCGACCTCTCGGCCCTGCCGACCACGGAACTCTCCATCGTCGTCGCCGCCGACGACGCCGCGACGGAGAGCGTCTCGATGGCGCTGAGCGGCGCGCTCGAATTCTCGCGCACCGAGAGCGTCGAGCCCTACGCGCTCTTCGGCGATTCCAATCCCGACTTCCGCGGCCAGCAATTCGTCCCCGGCGACTACGGCCTCGAGATATCGACCCACTCGCGCGACGGCGGCAGCGGCTCGACGCTCGCCTCGGTCGACTGGGACCTCGCCTTCGTCTGA
- a CDS encoding ABC transporter ATP-binding protein — translation MSIGPIQRLGDLSGGQPILPFVRDVLRNAGRRGLLGFGLHVVGAVGEGVALLLLVPILAAVGGASRDVEFVPLYDNPDVVTSSSEPLVAILVLFVALVAGQSLLARWRHVVLADVVTRYASALRLRLASSVAEARWSAIVPLHQTDVTHALAGEVDRVTAAAHGVLAVIQVAVLLLAYLAVALTISVPMTLLGLVIGAAALVAVAPARRRARRLVDDVTRMHRRRNRVIGDFVGGLKLAKMLLAEPAFVADLTSALRSMEAEDHTRTSVAGWGAVAFQTICALAFAAFALAAMTATPIGLPAFVALLVVASRAVPRIREARLALQAIQDDLPAHEALTRLADTLDRAVEPKAEAQTPAKRPLALRRAVALDGVSYRHPDGGALSDVSLTLPCGSLTAIVGASGSGKSTIADIFAGLLEVEFGSVRVDGHALTHATRREWRGLVAAVPQDSTFINASIAQNMRLAAPTADDAAIWRALTDAGAARFVAPLKDGLQTLMGDGGTRFTGSERQRLALARALLRRPQLLVLDEPSNALDDESEARLVRTIAGLKGTTTILMITQRPPLISIADRIVRLGNGTVLAIETSASQGGARPGQTKARSQSTEASVEPLPPSREWVDISRP, via the coding sequence ATGAGTATCGGTCCTATCCAACGGCTGGGTGACCTTTCCGGCGGACAGCCCATCCTCCCGTTCGTCCGCGACGTCCTGCGGAACGCGGGCCGCCGGGGTCTCCTGGGGTTCGGCCTTCACGTCGTCGGGGCGGTCGGAGAGGGCGTCGCCCTCCTCCTCCTCGTCCCCATTCTGGCGGCGGTCGGCGGGGCGTCCCGGGACGTCGAATTCGTTCCGCTCTACGACAACCCCGACGTCGTAACGTCATCGTCGGAGCCGCTGGTCGCCATCCTCGTCCTCTTCGTGGCGCTCGTCGCCGGGCAGTCGCTGCTGGCGCGGTGGCGGCACGTGGTGCTGGCGGACGTCGTCACCCGGTACGCCAGCGCGCTGCGGCTGCGGCTCGCGTCCTCCGTGGCCGAGGCCCGCTGGTCGGCGATCGTCCCCCTGCACCAGACCGACGTGACGCACGCCCTCGCCGGCGAGGTCGACCGGGTGACGGCGGCGGCGCATGGTGTCCTCGCCGTCATCCAGGTGGCGGTCCTCCTCCTCGCCTACCTCGCCGTGGCGCTGACGATCTCGGTGCCGATGACGCTGCTGGGGCTCGTCATCGGCGCTGCTGCGCTCGTCGCCGTGGCGCCGGCGCGCCGCCGCGCGAGACGGCTGGTCGACGACGTCACGCGCATGCACCGGCGGCGCAACCGCGTGATCGGCGACTTCGTCGGCGGGCTGAAGCTGGCCAAGATGCTGCTGGCCGAACCGGCCTTCGTCGCCGACTTAACCAGCGCGTTGCGGTCGATGGAGGCCGAGGACCACACCCGCACGAGCGTCGCCGGATGGGGGGCGGTGGCGTTCCAGACCATCTGCGCCCTCGCCTTTGCCGCGTTCGCGCTGGCGGCGATGACGGCGACCCCGATCGGCCTGCCGGCCTTCGTCGCCCTGCTTGTGGTCGCCTCCCGCGCCGTGCCGCGCATCCGCGAGGCCCGACTGGCGTTGCAGGCGATCCAGGACGACCTCCCCGCCCACGAGGCGCTCACCCGGCTCGCCGATACCCTGGACAGGGCCGTCGAGCCGAAGGCCGAGGCGCAGACCCCCGCGAAGCGGCCGCTGGCGCTGCGCCGGGCGGTGGCGCTCGACGGCGTCTCCTACCGTCACCCCGACGGCGGCGCGCTGAGCGACGTGTCGCTGACCTTGCCGTGCGGCTCGCTGACCGCGATAGTCGGCGCGTCGGGCTCGGGCAAGAGCACCATCGCCGACATCTTTGCCGGGCTTCTGGAGGTGGAGTTCGGCTCGGTGCGGGTGGACGGCCATGCCCTCACCCATGCGACGCGCCGGGAGTGGCGCGGACTGGTGGCGGCGGTGCCGCAGGACAGCACGTTCATCAACGCCAGCATCGCCCAGAACATGCGCCTAGCGGCCCCGACAGCCGACGACGCGGCCATCTGGCGTGCGCTGACGGACGCCGGCGCCGCACGCTTCGTCGCCCCGCTCAAGGACGGCCTACAGACCCTGATGGGCGACGGCGGCACTCGGTTCACAGGCAGCGAACGTCAACGCCTCGCGCTGGCGCGGGCGCTCCTCAGGCGGCCGCAGCTCCTGGTGCTGGACGAGCCTTCGAATGCGCTCGACGACGAGAGCGAGGCGCGCCTCGTGCGGACCATCGCCGGCCTCAAGGGGACGACGACCATCCTCATGATCACCCAGCGGCCGCCGCTGATCTCGATCGCCGACCGGATCGTGCGCCTCGGCAACGGGACCGTGCTCGCGATCGAGACCTCCGCCTCGCAGGGCGGCGCGCGTCCCGGTCAGACGAAGGCGAGGTCCCAGTCGACCGAGGCGAGCGTCGAGCCGCTGCCGCCGTCGCGCGAGTGGGTCGATATCTCGAGGCCGTAG
- a CDS encoding lipopolysaccharide biosynthesis protein: MSGGSLGRVALKGGAFTGLAQIGKISITMGSVVVLARLLNPTDFGLVAAITPILAFMGLFQNLGLQQAIVQRKEVDRALLNQAFWISAGVGLAAMLIIFAVAPYAAVFYDDARISGLMRTASASLLIGSLGTVPIALLSRRLRFGVLAIYEFAIALTGFLAAVAGALAGLGSYALVVATLTGAAIGLAVVWSSAPFRPAAPPRAIDGALLKFGANLTGFNLVNFFARNADNVLIGRYIGLDALGLYDRAYKLMLFPIQNINQPLSRLMVPLLSRISDDKARFRAIYRQVTWTLGLVIMPGIATLAMCSQEAISILFGPGWAGVGPIFAWLAIASFVQPVTGTNGWIFICQGRTDIMFRLGVYTSLVTVAAFVVGLNWGAVGVAAAYAVSAYALRLPVLLLVVGRLGPVRPMDLGGIVLLLGGAAGASALALPLLADQTGAHGAIATLALAGVLNYALALVAVLAVPSSRRTLLQVAARLRDAIRGQSVRGGALADA; encoded by the coding sequence ATGAGCGGTGGATCGCTGGGCCGGGTCGCGCTGAAGGGCGGTGCGTTCACCGGACTCGCACAGATCGGCAAGATCTCGATCACCATGGGGTCCGTGGTGGTGCTGGCGCGCCTCCTCAACCCGACCGACTTCGGTCTCGTCGCCGCCATCACGCCGATCCTCGCCTTCATGGGCCTTTTCCAGAACCTGGGGCTCCAGCAGGCCATCGTGCAGCGCAAGGAGGTCGACCGGGCCCTCCTCAACCAGGCCTTCTGGATCAGCGCCGGGGTGGGCCTCGCGGCGATGCTGATCATCTTCGCCGTCGCCCCATATGCGGCGGTGTTCTACGACGATGCGCGCATCTCCGGGCTGATGCGGACGGCGAGCGCGTCCCTCCTCATCGGCAGCCTCGGGACGGTGCCGATCGCGCTGCTATCGCGCCGGCTGCGGTTCGGCGTCCTCGCGATCTACGAATTCGCCATCGCGCTGACGGGTTTCCTCGCCGCCGTCGCCGGGGCGCTCGCAGGCCTCGGCTCCTACGCGCTGGTGGTCGCGACGCTCACCGGGGCGGCGATCGGGCTCGCCGTGGTGTGGAGCTCGGCGCCCTTCCGGCCGGCGGCGCCGCCACGCGCCATCGACGGCGCGCTCCTGAAATTCGGCGCCAACCTGACGGGCTTCAACCTCGTCAACTTCTTCGCCCGCAACGCCGACAACGTGCTGATCGGCCGCTATATCGGCCTCGATGCGCTCGGCCTCTACGACCGGGCGTACAAGCTGATGCTATTCCCGATCCAGAACATCAACCAGCCGCTCTCCCGGCTGATGGTCCCGCTGCTGAGCCGCATCTCCGACGACAAGGCGCGCTTCCGGGCGATCTACCGGCAGGTGACCTGGACGCTGGGCCTCGTCATCATGCCGGGCATCGCGACCCTGGCGATGTGCTCGCAGGAGGCGATCTCGATCCTGTTCGGGCCGGGATGGGCCGGTGTCGGGCCGATCTTCGCCTGGCTCGCCATCGCGAGCTTCGTCCAGCCGGTGACGGGAACGAACGGTTGGATCTTCATCTGCCAGGGGCGCACGGACATCATGTTCCGCCTCGGCGTCTACACCTCGCTGGTGACGGTCGCGGCCTTCGTCGTCGGGCTCAACTGGGGAGCCGTGGGTGTCGCGGCGGCGTACGCGGTGAGCGCCTACGCGCTGCGCCTGCCGGTCCTCCTCCTGGTGGTGGGCCGGCTCGGTCCGGTCCGCCCGATGGACCTCGGCGGCATCGTCCTCCTCCTCGGCGGCGCGGCGGGGGCGAGCGCGCTGGCGCTGCCGCTCCTCGCCGACCAGACCGGAGCGCACGGCGCCATCGCGACGCTCGCCCTCGCCGGGGTTCTCAACTACGCGCTGGCGCTGGTGGCGGTCCTCGCCGTTCCCTCCTCGCGGCGGACCCTCCTCCAGGTCGCGGCCCGGCTGAGGGACGCGATCCGCGGCCAGTCGGTTCGCGGCGGCGCGCTGGCCGACGCCTGA